From one Humulus lupulus chromosome 8, drHumLupu1.1, whole genome shotgun sequence genomic stretch:
- the LOC133797704 gene encoding uncharacterized protein LOC133797704: MASNRDDSLQSISVRLDGKNYSYWNYVMKKNLKGKKMWGYVSGTLVKPTNDKADYATLLENWEVDNSKIITWINNSVEHSIGTQLAKYETTKEVWDHLARLYTQSNFAKQYQLESDIRALEQKDMSIQEFYSVMTDLWDQLALTESAELRAFAPYIARREEQRLVQFFMALRDDFEGLRGSILHRSPLPSVDSVVSELLADEIRLKSQAGKGILPAPSPSVLVVPARHFTHHENKPHTKVGVDECSFCKQKGHWKAQCPKLVNRAPQQQRHQLRPPQFGNQPPHYGSQTQFGNHSQPQPYRPPQFNVAATVPPSDSYDFGASSSNPALAALSEQFQKFLTMQPHAMSASSSVGQPPTSSSGSAVSEADWDRP; encoded by the exons ATGGCAAGTAATAGAGATGATTCCCTTCAATCCATTAGTGTGAGGTTAGATGGAAAGAATTATTCTTATTGGAACTATGTgatgaaaaaaaatttgaaagggaAAAAGATGTGGGGTTATGTTTCTGGAACTTTGGTTAAACCAACAAATGACAAAGCGGATTATGCAACTTTGCTAGAAAATTgggaagtggataattcaaaaattattacTTGGATAAACAACTCTGTAGAACACTCCATAGGTACCCAACTAGCCAAGTATGAAACAACGAAGGAAGTTTGGGACCATCTTGCAAGGCTGTATACTCAGTCTAACTTTGCAAAGCAATATCAATTAGAATCAGATATTAGAGCTCTTGAACAGAAAGATATGAGTATTCAAGAGTTCTATTCAGTTATGACAGATCTATGGGATCAATTGGCCCTTACTGAATCTGCAGAATTACGAGCTTTTGCACCATATATTGCTCGTAGGGAGGAACAACGATTGGTTCAGTTTTTTATGGCACTTCGTGATGACTTTGAGGGACTCCGTGGCTCTATTTTGCATCGTTCTCCACTTCCTTCGGTTGATTCAGTAGTTAGTGAACTGTTGGCAGATGAAATTCGTCTTAAGTCTCAAGCAGGAAAAGGCATCCTCCCAGCACCCAGTCCCTCTGTTTTGGTAGTTCCTGCTCGACACTTTACTCACCATGAGAATAAACCTCACACAAAGGTTGGAGTTGATGAATGCAGCTTTTGCAAACAAAAAGGTCACTGGAAGGCTCAGTGTCCTAAATTAGTAAATCGTGCACCTCAGCAACAAAGACATCAACTCAGACCTCCTCAATTCGGTAATCAACCGCCTCATTATGGTAGCCAAACACAGTTTGGCAACCACTCACAACCTCAACCATACCGTCCTCCGCAATTTAATGTCGCTGCTACTGTACCTCCATCTGACTCGTATGATTTTGGGGCCTCATCTTCCAATCCTGCTCTTGCTGCCCTCTCAGAACAGTTTCAGAAGTTTCTTACCATGCAGCCACATGCTATGTCCGCCTCTTCTTCGGTAGGTCAGCCCCCTACTAGCTCTTCAG GATCCGCAGTCTCAGAAGCTGATTGGGACCGGCCGTAG
- the LOC133795572 gene encoding uncharacterized protein LOC133795572, translating to MAKGVKMQGKAKASVKKKKKKGPTSSDGRREEVWKDFSTFLQASQKCFGEIASGKNPTPPILRSDHLVQNLNVKFQRDKEQEGQRDMKIGLEDIEDEIEFWSSSLVCYVLGANPPLSVLEGFARRVWKTKGVDKVGILNQGVFIIRFDSTTSRDEFLQGGFRKENVRVVPTWIQLNGLELKYWGERSLFKIVSQIGKPLQVDEITKNRDRLNYPRILIEVSLTQDFPYEVSFTKEFDQKVVVDVFYEWKPVLCGHCKGYGHITENCRKKDGRKKEWVIKKDNNMAQELEKEKGVMVDEEGFQQVTRSGKLKMAAAPPTIVANSFDVLSSEVG from the exons ATGGCAAAGGGAGTGAAGATGCAGGGGAAGGCTAAAGCAtcggtgaagaagaagaagaaaaagggccCTACCTCATCTGATGGG AGGAGAGAGGAGGTGTGGAAGGATTTCTCGACATTCCTGCAGGCTTCTCAGAAGTGTTTTGGGGAAATTGCTTCAGGTAAAAATCCTACTCCTCCAATCTTGCGATCTGACCATTTGGTGCAAAATTTGAATGTAAAATTTCAAAGGGATAAGGAGCAGGAGGGACAGAGGGATATGAAAATTGGATTGGAAGATATTGAAGATGAAATAGAGTTTTGGAGCTCTTCTCTTGTCTGTTATGTGCTAGGAGCTAATCCTCCATTGTCGGTTCTAGAGGGATTTGCTCGACGAGTCTGGAAGACTAAGGGTGTGGATAAGGTGGGTATCTTGAATCAAGGAGTGTTTATCATTAGATTTGATTCCACAACTTCCAGAGATGAATTTTTACAGGGAGG ATTTAGGAAGGAGAATGTGAGGGTAGTCCCTACTTGGATTCAGTTGAATGGTCTGGAATTGAAATATTGGGGTGAGAGGTCTCTTTTCAAGATTGTGAGCCAAATTGGGAAACCTCTTCAGGTAGATGAGATCACGAAAAACAGGGACAGGCTGAACTATCCTCGAATCCTTATAGAAGTCTCTCTTACACAGGACTTTCCTTATGAGGTCTCTTTCACTAAAGAATTTGATCAGAAGGTCGTTGTTGATGTTTTTTATGAGTGGAAACCAGTTCTTTGTGGACATTGCAAAGGATATGGGCACATCACTGAGAATTGTAGGAAAAAAGATGGCCGGAAGAAAGAATGGGTGATTAAAAAGGATAACAATATGGCACAAGAATTGGAGAAGGAAAAAGGTGTAATGGTGGATGAGGAGGGATTTCAGCAAGTAACTAGAAGTGGAAAATTGAAGATGGCAGCCGCTCCTCCTACTATAGTTGCTAATAGTTTTGATGTCCTTAGTTCTGAAGTTGGATAA